One Solea senegalensis isolate Sse05_10M linkage group LG21, IFAPA_SoseM_1, whole genome shotgun sequence DNA segment encodes these proteins:
- the LOC122758065 gene encoding O-acyltransferase like protein-like, producing the protein MNISTSEEFNKHKPVCFPRHCLERWLQAFSLQNTCRGVFSTTSSIPGGGYSSLNGIRALSLLWIICGHNSTFTYFYNIDNAEEWFEYIRSSPFHIITAGPGFLAVDTFLVLGGMLSAKSLLGSINRAEGKLSVSVVGNYFYSRIKRIQPLHIFCLCLLIGVYSLVKWGPYMAYLKEVETCKKYWWANILFINNLINYEHTCLPWTWYLSLDFQFYATTPVLLYLHKLNRGVFAAVVGGLLLLTTAAGAILTALNHFLVYIPGTWSPEERQSQLTMYYTKPYTRYGPYLLGILLGIHFVTKKDQLIKKKWQAALGWFCTIFLMAVVFGLAFALRETPDYPSVPHALYQGLHRTVWALAIVWIIVACEEGYGGLIKSVLSLGFWIPISNISFAAYLFHPIVISLHNGVQENTFHFTVFNFMILYFGRLLPSLLIGYMLTVLIEKPYFLKYNRK; encoded by the exons ATGAACATAAGTACTTCAGAGGAGTTTA ATAAACACAAACCAGTCTGTTTTCCACGACACTGTCTGGAGCGGTGGCTGCAGGCATTTTCTCTACAGAATACCTGCCGTGGTGTCTTCAGCACAACCTCATCAATCCCAGGAGGAGGATACTCCTCCCTGAATGGAATccgtgctctctctctgttatgGATCATATGTGGCCATAATAGCACATTCACTTATTTCTACAACATCG ATAATGCTGAAGAATGGTTTGAATATATAAGGAGCAGCCCTTTTCATATTATCACGGCTGGACCAGGTTTTCTGGCTGTAGACACCTTCTTAGTGCTTGG gGGTATGCTTAGTGCCAAGTCTCTGTTAGGCTCCATCAACAGGGCAGAGGGCAAACTGAGTGTCTCTGTGGTGGGAAACTACTTCTACAGTAGGATCAAAAG GATTCAGCCACTACATATATTCTGTCTGTGTCTATTGATCGGTGTGTACTCGCTGGTCAAGTGGGGACCCTACATGGCATATTTGAAAGAAGTAGAAACTTGCAAGAAATATTGGTGGGCTAACATTCTGTTCATCAACAATCTCATAAATTATGAGCACACA TGTTTACCTTGGACATGGTACTTAAGTCTAGACTTCCAGTTTTATGCCACCACTCCTGTGTTACTCTATCTTCACAAATT GAACAGaggtgtgtttgcagctgtggtAGGAGGTTTGTTGCTACTAACCACTGCTGCTGGTGCCATTTTGACAGCACTAAATCACTTTCTAGTCTATATACCAGGAACATG GAGCCCGGAGGAAAGGCAATCACAATTAACAATGTACTATACTAAACCTTACACAAGATATGGCCCATATTTACTTGGGATCCTGCTTGGAATAcactttgtgacaaaaaaagatcaGCTCATAAAGAAAAAG TGGCAGGCAGCACTCGGTTGGTTCTGCACTATTTTCCTCATGGCAGTGGTGTTTGGCTTGGCCTTTGCCCTCAGGGAGACCCCAGACTACCCATCTGTGCCACATGCCCTCTATCAGGGACTGCACAGAACAGTCTGGGCTTTGGCTATCGTCTGGATCATTGTTGCCTGTGAGGAAGGATATGGAG GTTTAATCAAGAGTGTCTTGTCACTGGGTTTCTGGATTCCAATTTCCAACATTAGTTTTGCTGCCTATTTGTTCCATCCTATTGTAATATCCCTGCATAATGGAgtgcaagaaaacacatttcacttcacagtCTTCAACTTT ATGATCCTGTACTTTGGCCGCTTACTGCCGTCACTGTTGATTGGCTACATGTTGACTGTGCTGATTGAGAAGCCCTACTTCCTAAAATACAACCGTAAATAG